Proteins from a genomic interval of Candidatus Methanomethylicota archaeon:
- a CDS encoding NADH-quinone oxidoreductase subunit B family protein has protein sequence MGFKQKMFTYSPWVYHLHAGGCNGCDIELVAALTPRFDVERFGIKLVTSPRHADILIVTGPVTKHIAPFMKRVYMQVPNPKVVIAIGSCACSGGIFNDVEGGETYAILGGADKVIPVDVFVSGCPPKPEAIINGVVKAINILREKCEVVK, from the coding sequence ATGGGGTTTAAACAGAAGATGTTCACATATTCACCATGGGTTTACCATTTACATGCTGGTGGATGTAATGGGTGCGACATTGAACTTGTTGCAGCATTAACCCCAAGATTTGATGTTGAGAGGTTTGGGATTAAATTGGTTACATCTCCAAGGCATGCAGACATACTAATAGTTACAGGTCCAGTTACAAAGCATATTGCACCATTCATGAAGAGAGTTTATATGCAAGTTCCAAACCCAAAGGTCGTCATCGCCATAGGCTCCTGCGCCTGTTCTGGTGGAATATTCAATGATGTTGAGGGTGGAGAAACTTATGCCATCCTTGGTGGAGCAGATAAGGTTATCCCAGTGGATGTCTTTGTATCTGGATGCCCACCAAAACCTGAAGCCATAATAAATGGTGTTGTTAAGGCAATCAATATCCTACGTGAGAAGTGTGAGGTGGTTAAATGA